The Ciconia boyciana unplaced genomic scaffold, ASM3463844v1 HiC_scaffold_39, whole genome shotgun sequence sequence CGGCAACTCCATcacccagttcctcctcctggcatttCTGGACACCcgagagctgcagctcttgcacttctggctcttcctgggaatgtacctggctgccctcctgggcaacggCCTCATCATCACAGTCATAGTCTGCGACCACcacctccacacccccatgtacttcttcctcctcaacctctCTGTTCTTGATCTTGGATCCGTttccaccactgtccccaaatccatggccaattccctgtgggacaccagggccATCTCCTACGCAGGATGTGCTGTACAggtctttttcttcatcttcttgaTGTCAGCAGAGTTTTATCTGCTCACTGTCATGGCCTATGACCGCTACGTGGCCATCTGCAAACCCCTGCACTACGGgaccctcctgggcagcagagcttgtctcaaaatggcagcagctgcctggggcagtgggtttctctatgctgtgctgcacacggccaatacattttccatacccctctgccaaggcaatgggctggaccagttcttctgtgaagtgccccagatcctcaagctctcctgctcacaTTCCTACCTCAGAGAGGTTGGGCTTATTGTCACCAATTTTGTCCTTGCccttgggtgttttgttttcattgtgctgtcctatgtgcagatcttcagggctgtgctgaggatcCCCTCTGAGCTGGGATGGCACAAAGCTTTTTCCacgtgcctccctcacctggccGTGGTCTCCCTGCTTGTCAGTAACTGGCATGGTTGCCTGCCTGAagcccccctccatctcctccccatccctggatcTTGTGGTGGCTGTGCTGTACTCAGTGGTTCCTCCAGCAGTgaaccccctcatctacagcatgaggaaccagGAGCTCAAGGATGCCTTGAGAAAACAAATTCAATGGTTTCACCTTCAGCAACAGTAAGCTGCCCATCTCTCCTCACTGGTTAATTCCAGTTTTTCCCATGATGATCATGGTCATACAGGGATATTTGTATTCATCTCTCATCTCCAGAAACATGGCCTGTCTGTGCCTGCCTTTGGGAAATGTGTCAGAGCTGGCTTCCTGAGGAACATCTCTCTAATAAATGGTGTGTCCCCATGGCACCTCCTGAAGGCTGGGGTCTTGGTCCTGCTGAAGTCAGGACTAGGCTCCAGGAACTTCACTCACCATGGCCTGTTGCTGAGCTTGGTTCTCAGTGGTCTCACGGGGAGAGGGCACTGGAAGAAGTTTTGGGGAATGAGGGCTGGACTCAGCTCTCATTTGCATGTGCCCCCTGCCACTAGAGATGGTGAATGGGCTCCAAATTCCCTGCCCAGGGTTCTCCCGCATGCATCAGAGCTGAATGGTAGCTGCCCAGCTTTCTGGAGAGGAAACTGGAGTCCCCAGGACAGAAGAGGGCATCTACATAGAAATGATGTGCCTGGGGGTGGCCATCCCAAAAGAAGGTACCATCCAAGGTGGAGTCACCCCAAGGCAAAGCACTACTTTTAAGTATCCCCAAGCAAACAAGGGCTCTGCCATGCcagaggaggctgtggggaCCCAGTAAGATCAGAAGAAGGAGCCTGGAGGGTCATTCATGTCTCCTTCAGTCAAAGCCCAAGGATGGTTCAATGTGCACACTGGAAAACATCCTGATCCATGAGAAATGCTCTGAGCTCCTTCCACAGCTTTAGACCCCTGGCAAGGAGCTCAGTGGCAGTGCTCAGTGCAGCTGGACCTGACCAGCACAGCCAGTGTGGAGTCACTGCATGGTCCCACAGCCCACTTGCTCACTGGCAGAGCATCACTGCCAGCTTGGGGCCCTGTGAGGAGCACAGGGAGGGGGCCAGGAGCACCAGGCCAGATCGTAGTGCCCAGCCAGAAGTCCTTGCTGTCTTGGTGCTCCACCAGGCCTGGGAAGCGGCTGGTGAAAGATTGGTGTCCACTGCTTGCCAACTCTTAGTGCCATAGTCCCTCCTAAAGGGTGGAATGGAGGGGAAGACTGGGACCCTGTGTCAGGGCTTGCACTGGAAGACATTGTGAACCAGAGCCAcataattttgctgctgtttttcaggtCCTGTGCCCAGCACATGTCCTTGAGACAATCTTCCCCACCCCGTGTGTCAGCCCGTACCCCAAAAGCTACCCCAAGACAAAGCTCCTCAGCCAGTGTCCAGCTGTGAAACTGTAGGAAACTGTAGACCATCCCCATGCCCACGGAGCCCCTCAAGAAGAGTCCCACAATCCAAATATCCAGCCTGGCTTGTGCATGACCAGACAGCAGGACCTGCCCCAGCAATCTCATTCCAGACCCCATCTCCTCgtaccagccccagcccccagccaggcagggctcTCCCCCTTGTCACTGCGATGGCTCCAGAGATGCAAGATAATCCTGGGGGAGAGATGTTTGGTGGGCAGAGGCaacccagtgctcccagcagctcttctgcagcGAGCGCAGCTCTCCATGGTCAGAACAGGACTCACCGCTGCTCATGGGCTCGGGGGTCTCTTGGGTGCTGCAGCCACTGGCActgcctgctggcagctcccagACTGAGGGCTGAGCTTTGGTGCCCTGCAACGCAGCTCCTGCTGGGCTTTGTGCCACTGGTCACAGCCCTCTGGGCCTGGTTATTCGGTCAGTTCTCAGTCCACCCCACTTTCCACTTATCTAACCTATACTTCATCAGCACGTCCAGGAAGATGCTAGAGGAGACAGGCTGACAGCTCCCaagatcctccttcttgcccttcttggaGACAGGAGTGACATTGGCTTCCTTCCAGTCCTCAGGTACCTTTAAAAGAGAATGGAGAGTGGCCTCGCAGTGACATTGGCCAGTTTCCTCAGCACTCGTGGGTGCATCCCCTCAGTTCCCATAGACTCAGGTATGTTCAGTTTGTTTACATGTTCCCTAACCTGAGACTCCTGCACCAAGGCTAAGTCTCCCTTGCTCCACATTTCCCCCTGGTCTCAGGGCCTTGGGATACCTGAAGGCCGGTCCTAGCAGAAAAGACTGAGGTGAGGAAGACATTGAGTATCTGGGGTTCTTCCATCTCCTGGTCCATATATCATGCACATTTTCCTTAGTCTTCCTTTTACTCTTTATGTAGGTGTAGAAACTGTTTTTGTTGTCCTTCAGGTCACTAGCCAGATTCAGCTCGagttgggctttggctttcctaagcCCATCTCTGCACATATGGAAGTTATCGTCGATGTCCTCCAGAGCTTTCTACATGAGATGTGACTTCCTATCTTGCCCCTTAGGCAGCTACCTAGGTGATTCAGTTCCAAGTTGCGGAGGACCAGGGTATGAGAACATGAGGCTTTTTCCAGTGGCCTGAAGAAGGGCTCATCTCCTTTTTCCTGATCAAGCTGTCAACAACAGACACCCACTGAAAGGTCACCCATGTTGGTCTGCCTGCTAATCCTGACCCACCAGCTCTCGACAGGCTCATCATCTATCCCAAGGCAGAGCTCCAGGCTTTCCCACTGCAATTTCATTTAACTAGgctctctttttatttattagctGTCACATCCTTTCATTCCTATCGCTGTGATCTTGTTAGAGGCACCACAAGCCAGGTGAGCCATCTGCATGCACACATTAACCTCTGACACAGTGGAGCTTCACTCCAAATGAACCTCAAGAAACTCTGGGCTTTGACCAACAGAAACCTCAAGAAGTTTTCCAAAGAGAAGGGATCTTTTCTTCTGATCTTCTGATGCTTTGCATCAGGGGGCAGAACCACCCTGTTGTACTGCTTTTTGGCTAGGATGGAATTAATTCTCATCCTGGTAGCCTGTATGGTGCcgtggtttggatttgtgaccaaaagagtgctgataacacagcgatgttttagttactgctgaacagtgcttgcacagcatcaaggccttttctgcttctcatgctgctccaccagcaagtaggctgggggtgcacaagaagttgggaggggacagagctgaccccaactgaccaaagggatattccataccataggatgtcaggagtgagtgagcggctgtgtgagACAGAGCTGTCtgccagggttaaaccacaccACCTGTCCACCAAGGCAGGCTCAGACATGACTGGCTGAGGAGCAACCTCAAGGAGAAGGGTTTGGGCATTACAAGGAATGCCATAGCAGGCAGTGGTGCTACACAGGAATATGGCCATGAGCACTTTGGGCTGCACTGGGAGGATTGTGGCCACCTAGGCAAGGGGAGGTATTGTCCATCTTGACTCAACACTGGTGTGGCCACATCTGGAGTAGTGTGCCCCAGTGTGGGGCTCCCCATTCTGGAGGAATGGGGAGGACGTCTTACATGGCCAGAGAAAGTCTGCCACGATAGGGTTAGGGGTCATgcgaggagaggctgagagaccTGGGCTTCTTTAGCCTGGTGAGgtggaggctgagggaagaATAGTGGTAGCTTCGGACAGCTTGAAAATTGCTTTCAGAGATGATGGCAGTATTTTTGGTAGTGGGAAAGAGCATGAGAAAGGAAAGCCACCAGAAGCTGCAGCTTTGGAGGTCCAGAGTGCACCTCAGGATAGAGAAATGTCATCCTGAAGGTAGTGCTGTGGTGCAAACCATCACCCAGAGGGAGTCTGGATCAGCCCATGGCTTTGTGTTTCAAGGAACAGCCGGCGAGGATGGAGAGACAGCAGCACAGGTAGGGACATACTGGGGTGAGAAGAAGGTGGGGAAGCACGTTGGGTgtctgcagcctgcagggaaaCAGGCAGAGGCATGGGACAGTGTAGGAAGGCGTGTGGTGCAGATGGCCAAGGGCGCTGGCAAGGCTGAAAGGCCCTGACAGAACCGAGGTCTTTGTCCCCTTGGCTATGGCTGATGTCCCTGCCACAAAGGCCTAAGAGGAGACACATCGTCCTCATGGTAGTGGGGTCTCATTGCCTCCTTGCACCCACCCCCAGGGAGCCGGAGAGGTGTCATACTGTTGTCCTTCACTTGGCATTGCACTCCCCACATCCCTGGGAAGAGCCCTGAGTCACGCATAAGGGACTGGATCTcccttcccaggggctgggggtcagggCATGGCCATCCTCCTTCATCCAACAAGCCAAGGGTTTTCTCAGCATCAGCATTGCCTGCACTTTGCCTTTGTCTGCCTGTCATCATGGCCTCCAATTACCTGCTCTGAcgagtcccttgggaggcttTGTCAGTAATGGCCCTCAGTGGGGCCCATTAATGCTTCAAGGTACTTTGGGCTTTGCTTCTGACTTTGACTTCTTGAGAGGTTTCTTCAGTCTCTTCTCAGTACCTGCAGTTCATGGACTCAGCACCAAACACGCCATGGGgctcattaaaatacagaaagcccTAATGAGCCTTGTCTCTTCCCGTAACTTTCTTCAAGTCCTCAAGACTTGTACAGCTAATTGGAGTTAGGTACTTAATGATGAAGATTTCAAAGAAGATTTCATAAAggaggattttttcttttgaagggtATTTTCTATCCTGTTTCAGTTTATAGAAGAATTGATAGCAGCATTCTACAATGGATATTGATCCAGAGGGTCTCCAGAAGACATCTggacaggcaggagaagcagtcCCTTGAGGTCTGACATTGTAAGGACAACCTTGCTCCTCACCTCCCCAGTGCCGCCAGTTCCCTCGTCAGCCACCTGGGACTTGCATCACTTTTCCTCACATCAGACTTCTCCACggagggctgcagctggatGGTACAGCTCCTTTGCACCAGCTCCCGCCTGCTTTCCTTAGAGAACTGgctgcacacaggcacagaaagctttctcttcattgcaaagaaacaaaaattaaatacgATATAATTCAATAAACGTTAAAACTGTCTCCTCAGCTGTATGCCAAGTTTAAACAGCATCTAACGTGGTCCACCCACGATTGGACCTTGTGGGTCCAATCCCACAAGGGATTTCCATACAAGAACAGATATAAACACAATTAAGCTGTtgactaaatatttaattacattctCAAAGTTGGGGTATATTTCCAAGTCCCTCAAgctcagagcagaaaacaggTAGTTGACAGGCATCTGGAGTACCAAAGAGGAAGTGGAGGAGGAAATCTGAAAACAATGGGAAGGGCATACGTCCACATAGTCTACTGAAAAGATGTCCGTAGGCATGGCTGCTGAATTAGGAGAGGTGGGAACACGTGAATGAAGAGGGAGATGAAATACTAGACAGAGGAGTGGTAATACAAGCACAGGGGAAGATCAGTAGTTCTTCTCCTGGCATTAGCACACTCCCAGGAAATTCCCATTCTGTCATGGTGGGAAAACACTGCCATTTCTTACAAGTACTCAAATGATTCAGGTGATGAAAATGTGATTCtataaaaaatctgaaaaaattctgaaaaaaacctgaaatgtgTGATGACACATTGCTTTGGCTCTTTCTCTTCAGTTCTCCTTACCTTCATTTCCATTGACATTAACTGACAACTGACAGGCATTACAACAAGATCATTCTGTGTCTTGCACAGAGTCCATGCCCCCAAAACcttccctgcccagggctcctcAGTCATTGCCCAGAGCAAGTCACACTGAGGTGTCGACCTCTCTTCACTGCTtgagatgttttattttggatgGTCAATTCCAGCACAGGAGGATTCATGCCTCataaacatctgcttttctccagttaGAAACAGGGCCCGATGTCATCATAGGATCATAAGAgagctgaggttggaagggacctcaggaagCCTGCAGTTCAACCTGTTAGAACCCGGGTCAGACCAACTTGTTCAAGGCTTGATTGAGTCTGAGTTGGAAAACCcccaaggacagagactgcacaacctctctgggtgACCTGTTCCAGCACTTGCCTGAGCTCATGGCgaaaaaagttttccttatgTCCTGGCTGAACCTCTCCTCTTTCACCTTCCTCCCATTGTCTTTTGTCCTCCCACCATGCCCCAcagtgaagagcctggctctgtaTTCTCCATTACCTCCTCGTAGGTACTGGCAGGCTGGGGTGAGGCCTCCCCAGCCTTCCCTTCTCTGGGCTGgacaagcccagctccctcagcctctgctcacAGGCAAAGTGCTCCAGTCCCTGGCTGTCCTGAGGGCCCTTTGCTAAACCCACTCCAGCTGGCCAATATCTTTCCTGAATTGGGGACGTGAAATCTGGGTGGAACATTCCAGAGAATCCCTTCCCTCGATCTCCTTGCCATGCTCCTGGTCATACAGCCCAGGACCCTGCTGGCTTCCCTTGCTGCCAGGGCTCATGGCTGCCTCCtgtccagctccctgcccaccAAGACTTTTcccacagggctgctcccagccaggcagcccccagcctgtgccaTCACCACGGTGAGTCCCTTGCAGGGGCAGAAATTGCCATTTGTCCTTCTGGGGTTTCATGAGGTCCCTGCCAATACGTGCTCTCCTCCTTCTTGAGCCATTTCTCTGAGCACAGAGGCCTTGGAGACCTTTTCAGTAAAGACTCAGGCACAGAAGGCATTGAGTGCCTCAGCCCCAGCATCAGTGTCTGCTGTTATTAAATCACCCTCTccattcagcagcagccctgcattTCCCTTGTTCAGCCTTGGTCTCTAACACAGCGACTAAAGCTCTTCTTTTCACTCTTGACTCTTCTTGCAGGCATCAACTCCAGGTGAGCTTTGCCTTTCCCAAACTCATACCTGCACAGGAAAGGCAATGTACATAAATTCCTTGTCTGTACCTATCCTTGCTGTCATCCCCTGGCAGCTGCTTCGTGGCCCCTGTGGCCCCTGTCTGAACCCTGTCCTGTGAtttcccagccccactgccccaCACATCGTCCCACAGCCGCACtctgcaggcacagcacaggACAGGGTGCATTCAGGGTGGGGAACGGTGCCTCTGACATGATGCCCACAGCAGTCCTTGGGGCTTTGTCTCCCCATGGCCTTCCTCTTAGGCAGCCTCTCTGTGCTCCTGGAGAGGCCATGTCAGCTGTGGGGCTTCACAGACAGCCATGCTCCAGGGCCTGCCAGGGTCTGGGCCAGGAAAGAGaccgggcagggctggccatTCCCCTGATACAGGCACTGAGCCCAGCAGGAGGATGGAGATGACCTCGCAGCAAAACTCACCCATTAACCTGGGCTGAGCAGCCAGTGCTGGAAATGGCTGGTGAGAGAGGCTCGGGGGTGATGACTGCCCTGGGTCACCTTCCTGGTCTGTCTATGCCACCAAGGGAACAGACCAGACCCCTCTCGCCTGTGCTTTCATGTCTTGGCTCCCTTCCACGAGCCCAGACTCTATACCACAAACCCAATGGTGTGTGTCCTCAATCTGCATGGGCACACAGCTCAGCTAACTTTGGCATTTTCTGGGCACTTTCCAGCCCAGACCAGCCCCTCCTCGGatctccccatctcccctgccctctccccagcacagcacagcacagcacagcagcccaggctggccTGGCCCCATGGCAGTGCCCACTGCAGGGTGCTACAGAGTTCTGAGCActcacagcacagccccagcccctctgaagGGCACAGCAGCTCTTGGGGGACAGAGGAGGGTCAGCCTCCCcatcagccccagggctggggcacgcAGAGACAGAGGACAGTGTCTCCCCGTGTGCCCTGCTCTTGACTCCAAAAGATTCTTGTTGCCAACTGCTGGCAGCCCCTCTGTGCCAGGCCCTCTCTGCAGCACAAGGCTCCTGGCCCTGGGACTcctctggctgctcctgctgccccagtgACAGAGCAGCCTGTCCCAAGCTGCTGCATGCAGAAATAAGTTTCTCTGAGTCATCAGTTTCCCCCTGGAACTAGAGAGTTGTGcctttgctcttctgcagggATCATCCATGCCTCTAGAGAGCCTTTCCCCAGGGGACTGTGTCTGTGCTGGCCTGATCGGATGCTTCTGCCCCCTTCCCATGCTCCCTGCAGGGCCCCAAGCTGgtggtgctgctctgcagagccagcaggctGTGGTGCATGAGAGCCACGGGGAGACAGTCCCAGGAAGATCCCTGCTGATCATCACCATCTCCACGGGCACTGGCACCCACAAATGAACGCTCAGTCCAGGTCTCCTTCCCTAATTCATCGCCCCAAGCCATCCTCCCCTCAGCCCATGGAGaacccaggcacagcagcacgGCCTTACAGGGGcaatttcttcattctgttcCTGACCTCAGCTTTGGAAGAAGAGCCCAACCTCGAGACAGCAGCACTGAGAAAACCCCTTTTATTACAGAGATGTGACATGGGAGGCCAGCTGTGCCACCGTGCCAGACACATGTGCAAAGACCTCTGGATCAGACAGACTGGGTTCATGCCTCTGCAGAAGTGGAAGGAACGCAGACAGTTCAGGACAAGCAGAATTATCACAGAGAAATTCCCAAAGCAGATGAGGTTCCCCACGTACATTGGAAATCACTTGTACAAGGACATGGACAGCTTATTGCTGCTGAAAGACTATGGGATGAATCAGCTTTTTCAGTGCGCCATTGAGCTCctggttcctcatgctgtagatgagggggttcACTGCTGGAGGAACCATGGAGTACAGAACTGCCATCACCAggtccagggatggggaagagatgGAAGGGGGCTTCAGGTAGGCAAACATGGCAGTGCTGACATACAGGGAGACCACGGCCAGGTGACGGAGGCAGGTGGAGAAGGCTTTGTGccgtccctgctcagaggggatcctcagcacagccctgaagatctgcacataggacagcacaatgaatacaaaacacccaaaagacaaagcaaaactaaCCACAATAAGCCCAACTTCCCTGAGGTAGGAACGTGAGCAGGAGAGTTTGAGGATCTgggggatttcacagaagaactggtccagGGTATTGCCCTTGCAGAGGGGTATGGAAAATGTATTGGTCGTGTGAAGGAGAGCATTGAGAAAagcactgccccaggcagctgctgccatgaaGAGACAAGCTCTGCTGCTCAGGAGGGTCCCGTATTGCAAGGGTTGGCAGATGGCAACGTAGCGGTCATAGGCCATGACAGTGAGGAGACAAAGCTCTGCTAGTATcaacaaggaaaacagaaagacctGGGCAGCACATCCTGCATAGGAGATAGCCCTTATGTCCCACAAGGAATTGGCCATGGATTTGAGGACAATAgtggagatggagcccaggtcAATGAGGGagaggttgaggaggaagaagtacatgggggtgtggaggcgGTGGTTGCAGGCTACAGCGGTGATGATGAGGCCattgcccaggagggcagccaggtagatgcccaggaagagccagaagtgcaagagctgcagctcccgtgTGTCCGCAaaggccaggaggaggaactgggtgatggagctgctgttggatgGTTGCTGCCTCTGGGCATGGGGACCTGTCCTTGAAGGAAGAGTCAATGAAGAGTTAGGGGAGAATCCTCTGAGGAAAATCAAAGCCTTTCTCCTAGACCCTCACTCTGATACAGCCCCTTCCCCCACACACAATACCTTGTTTCCGAGACCTTCTTTGAGCTCTGTGCCTGGAGCTCTGGTGGTGCTGGTGAGTgtgccctgaggagaagggcctCTGCCCACTGGCTGCTAAGGattcagccctgctctgcagcagggagtTCAGCGGAACAGTGTGGGCAGGGGCCAGACCTGGTGTTCAACTTTGTCAGGTGAAACTGCTCCTAATGCAAAGGGCCTGTCAGCATCTGCAC is a genomic window containing:
- the LOC140645833 gene encoding olfactory receptor 14C36-like → MAVAGQQCAHSIAQLSLTLDFTSLIDFSVFASTRSRTHWFPMSPAEMLRGSDIEEHSPGPHAQRQQPSNSSSITQFLLLAFADTRELQLLHFWLFLGIYLAALLGNGLIITAVACNHRLHTPMYFFLLNLSLIDLGSISTIVLKSMANSLWDIRAISYAGCAAQVFLFSLLILAELCLLTVMAYDRYVAICQPLQYGTLLSSRACLFMAAAAWGSAFLNALLHTTNTFSIPLCKGNTLDQFFCEIPQILKLSCSRSYLREVGLIVVSFALSFGCFVFIVLSYVQIFRAVLRIPSEQGRHKAFSTCLRHLAVVSLYVSTAMFAYLKPPSISSPSLDLVMAVLYSMVPPAVNPLIYSMRNQELNGALKKLIHPIVFQQQ